A section of the Amycolatopsis sp. AA4 genome encodes:
- a CDS encoding ATP/GTP-binding protein, giving the protein MKILVLGPAGAGKTTAVHAVSEIAPVRTDAGDTTAALDFGRLGEGERRRYLFGAPGQARFWFRWPDLVRGADAALVVVDPRRIADAYPVLDAVEGMRLPFVVGVNCFDGLLTRPLHDVRWALTVRDGVPVHPFDARDPGSVREVLDLVEARAAEGAEARQPSPL; this is encoded by the coding sequence GTGAAGATCCTCGTGCTTGGCCCGGCCGGAGCCGGGAAAACGACGGCGGTGCACGCCGTTTCGGAGATCGCGCCGGTGCGCACCGACGCCGGCGACACGACCGCGGCGCTCGACTTCGGCAGGCTCGGCGAGGGCGAGCGGCGGCGGTACCTGTTCGGCGCGCCGGGACAGGCCCGGTTCTGGTTCCGCTGGCCCGACCTCGTGCGGGGCGCGGACGCGGCGCTCGTCGTGGTCGACCCGCGGCGGATCGCGGACGCGTACCCGGTGCTCGACGCGGTCGAAGGCATGCGGCTGCCGTTCGTGGTCGGCGTGAACTGCTTCGACGGCCTGCTCACGCGTCCGCTGCACGACGTGCGCTGGGCGCTGACCGTGCGCGACGGCGTCCCGGTGCACCCGTTCGACGCCCGCGACCCGGGGTCCGTGCGGGAGGTGCTCGACCTGGTCGAAGCGAGGGCGGCCGAGGGGGCGGAGGCCCGGCAACCGAGTCCGCTATAG
- a CDS encoding serine/threonine dehydratase, whose amino-acid sequence MRTAPVAADVAAAHLRLRPHVRWTPLLRTEIDGRPLVLKLEQLQRSGSFKLRGAVNALLTGPEPKRVVTASGGNHGLGVATAAQSLGIPAVVYVPESVPEAKAAGIEAAGAKLIRHGATYGEAAAAALAVADESGTRYLHAYDDPDVIAGQGTATAEIVADAPDVDAIAVAVGGGGLASGATLAADGRQVFAVEPEHCQALHAAIAAGEPVDVTIDSVAASALGATRVGELAFGILNSPAVTSVLVSDAEILAARDLLWRDFRLVVEPAAAAPLAARLAGRVPAELPCFVLCGANTSVTFA is encoded by the coding sequence ATGCGCACCGCACCTGTCGCCGCCGACGTCGCCGCAGCCCACCTTCGCCTCCGACCACACGTCCGGTGGACGCCGCTGTTACGCACCGAAATCGACGGCCGTCCCCTCGTCCTCAAGCTGGAGCAGCTCCAGCGGTCCGGGTCGTTCAAGCTCCGCGGCGCGGTAAACGCCCTGCTCACCGGGCCGGAGCCGAAGCGGGTCGTCACGGCGTCCGGCGGAAATCACGGTCTCGGCGTCGCCACCGCCGCGCAGTCGCTGGGCATTCCCGCTGTCGTCTACGTGCCGGAGTCCGTGCCCGAAGCGAAGGCCGCCGGCATCGAAGCGGCTGGCGCGAAGCTCATCCGGCACGGCGCGACGTACGGCGAGGCTGCCGCGGCCGCGCTGGCCGTGGCCGACGAATCCGGCACTCGCTACCTGCACGCGTACGACGACCCCGACGTGATTGCCGGGCAAGGAACCGCGACCGCGGAGATCGTGGCCGACGCACCGGACGTCGATGCCATTGCCGTCGCGGTCGGCGGTGGCGGGCTGGCGTCCGGCGCGACGCTGGCCGCGGACGGCCGTCAGGTGTTCGCGGTGGAGCCGGAGCACTGCCAGGCGCTGCACGCCGCCATCGCCGCGGGCGAGCCGGTAGACGTCACCATCGACTCGGTCGCCGCCTCCGCGCTCGGCGCGACCCGCGTCGGCGAGCTGGCCTTCGGCATCCTCAACTCGCCGGCCGTCACGTCCGTGCTGGTGTCCGACGCCGAGATCCTCGCCGCGCGAGACCTGCTGTGGCGCGACTTCCGGCTCGTCGTCGAACCGGCCGCCGCGGCTCCGCTGGCCGCCCGGCTGGCCGGGCGCGTCCCGGCCGAGCTGCCTTGTTTTGTCTTGTGCGGAGCCAATACCTCGGTCACTTTTGCGTGA
- a CDS encoding DNA polymerase III subunit gamma and tau, translated as MALALYRKYRPATFAEVVGQEHVTEPLRTALAAGRINHAYLFSGPRGCGKTSSARIMARSLNCAQGPTPDPCGECNSCRALAPEGPGSVDVTELDAASHGGVDDARELRDKAFYAPAESRYRVFIIDEAHMVTTQGFNALLKIVEEPPEHLIFIFATTEPDKVLTTIRSRTHHYPFRLIPPSSMRELLERNVAAEGATVEPAVYPLVIRAGGGSARDTQSVLDQLLAGAGPEGVTYPRAVALLGVTDTALIDAVIDGLANDDPAEVFGTVEKLADAGHDPRRFATDLLDRLRDLLLMRAVPEAGERGLVNAPDDELKRMTEQAEKLGPATLSRYADIVHSGLLEMRGATSPRLVLELLCARMLLPSVTEAEKALLARIERLERRPAGAPAPAGAAPAPQAGPAPVAAPAASAAPAEAPARFQRPSQRPAQEAPAAPARPAQEAPAAPARPAAEEPARPARPEVSRPAPAEPPAPAPAPEAPAAAEAPAAGGVDAAKVREKWPQLLASLRKFTGGRALEAMLTQATVAEVDGSAVTLTHKSEPLARRLSDQGNASKIAAGLSEVLGGEWQVRCVHGAAAAAAPARQAPRQQPAAPAPERSFTRPSASAQPPAAAPPAPKPAPEAPSRPRVTTSEPDIPLPPEPTDEDDDIYSEDSSPVPPPPPPPAEEDPEQIARKLLSDHLGARPLD; from the coding sequence GTGGCTCTCGCGCTGTACCGGAAGTACCGTCCGGCGACCTTCGCCGAGGTCGTCGGCCAGGAGCATGTGACCGAACCGCTGCGCACGGCGCTGGCCGCCGGGCGCATCAACCACGCGTACCTGTTCTCCGGGCCGCGCGGCTGCGGCAAGACGTCGAGCGCGCGGATCATGGCGCGCTCGCTCAACTGCGCCCAAGGCCCGACCCCGGATCCGTGCGGCGAATGCAACTCGTGCCGCGCGCTCGCGCCGGAAGGCCCGGGCAGCGTCGACGTCACCGAACTCGACGCGGCCAGCCACGGCGGCGTGGACGACGCCCGCGAACTGCGGGACAAGGCGTTCTACGCGCCCGCCGAATCGCGCTACCGCGTGTTCATCATCGACGAGGCGCACATGGTCACGACGCAGGGCTTCAACGCCCTGCTGAAGATCGTCGAGGAACCGCCCGAGCACCTGATCTTCATCTTCGCCACCACCGAGCCGGACAAGGTGCTCACCACCATCCGCTCGCGCACGCACCACTATCCGTTCCGGCTGATCCCGCCGAGTTCGATGCGGGAGCTGCTGGAGCGCAACGTGGCGGCCGAGGGCGCGACGGTCGAACCGGCGGTGTACCCGCTGGTGATCCGCGCCGGAGGCGGTTCGGCTCGCGATACCCAGTCGGTGCTGGACCAGCTGCTCGCCGGGGCCGGTCCGGAGGGCGTCACGTATCCGCGGGCGGTGGCGCTGCTGGGCGTCACGGACACCGCGCTGATCGACGCGGTGATCGACGGGCTCGCGAACGACGACCCGGCCGAAGTGTTCGGCACCGTCGAGAAACTCGCCGACGCCGGACACGACCCGCGCCGCTTCGCCACCGACCTGCTCGACCGGCTGCGCGACCTGCTGCTGATGCGCGCGGTCCCGGAAGCGGGCGAACGCGGCCTGGTCAACGCGCCGGACGACGAGCTGAAGCGGATGACCGAACAGGCCGAGAAGCTCGGCCCGGCCACGCTGTCCCGCTACGCCGACATCGTCCACAGTGGACTCCTGGAGATGCGCGGCGCGACCTCGCCGCGGCTCGTGCTCGAACTGCTCTGCGCGCGGATGCTGCTGCCGTCGGTCACCGAGGCGGAGAAAGCCTTGCTGGCGCGGATCGAACGGCTCGAGCGACGTCCGGCAGGCGCGCCCGCTCCGGCTGGCGCCGCCCCGGCTCCGCAGGCTGGACCCGCTCCGGTCGCTGCTCCGGCCGCGTCCGCTGCTCCGGCGGAGGCTCCGGCTCGGTTCCAGCGGCCTTCGCAGCGTCCGGCGCAGGAAGCTCCGGCGGCACCGGCTCGTCCGGCGCAGGAAGCTCCCGCCGCACCGGCCCGTCCGGCGGCGGAGGAACCCGCGCGTCCGGCTCGCCCGGAGGTCAGCCGTCCGGCTCCTGCTGAACCGCCTGCCCCCGCTCCTGCCCCGGAAGCGCCCGCGGCTGCGGAAGCCCCGGCCGCGGGCGGCGTCGACGCGGCCAAGGTGCGCGAGAAATGGCCGCAACTGCTGGCGTCGCTGCGGAAGTTCACCGGCGGTCGCGCGCTCGAAGCCATGCTCACGCAGGCGACGGTCGCCGAGGTCGACGGCTCGGCGGTCACGCTGACGCACAAGTCCGAACCGCTCGCCCGGCGCCTCAGCGACCAGGGCAACGCGAGCAAGATCGCGGCCGGGCTGAGCGAGGTGCTCGGCGGCGAATGGCAGGTCCGCTGCGTGCACGGCGCGGCCGCGGCCGCCGCTCCGGCACGGCAGGCCCCCCGGCAGCAACCGGCGGCTCCGGCTCCGGAACGGTCGTTCACACGCCCGTCCGCGTCCGCGCAGCCCCCGGCGGCCGCCCCGCCCGCTCCGAAGCCCGCGCCGGAAGCGCCGAGCCGCCCGCGCGTCACCACGAGCGAACCGGACATCCCGCTCCCGCCCGAGCCCACGGACGAGGACGACGACATCTACTCCGAGGACTCCAGCCCGGTCCCGCCGCCTCCGCCGCCGCCCGCGGAGGAGGATCCGGAGCAGATCGCGCGGAAGCTGCTCTCGGACCACCTCGGCGCGCGTCCGCTGGACTGA
- a CDS encoding glycosyltransferase family 39 protein, translated as MTTADAPRWVRPAVAVLLLGTAALYLTDVAISGWGNDFYAMAVQAGTWDWKAWFFGSLDPGNVVTVDKPPLSLWMMGLSGRIFGFSSWSMLVPDALAGVGSVGLLYLAVRRLSGPIAGLLAGALLAITPVAALMFRFNNPDAFLVLLLVAGGYFLVRALESAGTKWLLLAGVAIGFGFLDKMLQAFLVLPAFVLAYAVAAPTTWGRRLWQLLAAAGAVVVSAGWWVLAVALWPVADRPYISGSTNNSVLELAFGYNGLGRIFGQSHGGEARPKLPAHGQPGLTRLFTEQFGGEASWLLPAALIGLVAGLWFTRRATRTDRTRAALLLWGAWTVLSAFVFSYMSGIIHPYYTVVLAPGIAATVAISATELWRGRAYFAPRAVLAVMLAATVAWSFVLLQRTPNWQPWVRYTVLVLGVLGVAALLIGTARRAVAVLALVAALLGMASFTVATASTAHTGGGPASGPQHKGRPDFGASQPSTVELNRLLETTTTKWAAAETGAMQAAGLALNSGKPVLAVGGFSGGDPAPSLAQFQQYVASGEIHYFVVGARNGRGGPGGSRGTAGKITAWVKQHFRPTMVGGATVYDLTQK; from the coding sequence ATGACGACTGCCGACGCGCCACGTTGGGTGCGCCCCGCCGTCGCGGTGCTGCTGCTGGGCACCGCCGCGTTGTACCTCACCGACGTCGCGATTTCCGGCTGGGGCAATGATTTCTACGCGATGGCCGTGCAAGCGGGCACGTGGGACTGGAAAGCGTGGTTCTTCGGTTCGCTCGACCCGGGCAACGTGGTCACCGTCGACAAACCGCCCCTTTCCCTGTGGATGATGGGGCTGTCCGGGCGGATCTTCGGCTTTTCCAGCTGGAGCATGCTGGTGCCGGACGCGCTGGCGGGCGTGGGCTCGGTCGGCCTGCTGTATCTGGCGGTGCGGCGGCTTTCCGGTCCGATCGCCGGGTTGCTGGCCGGGGCGTTGCTCGCGATCACTCCGGTGGCCGCGCTGATGTTCCGGTTCAACAACCCGGACGCGTTCTTGGTGCTGCTGCTCGTCGCGGGCGGGTATTTCCTGGTGCGGGCACTGGAAAGCGCCGGTACGAAGTGGTTGCTGCTGGCAGGGGTCGCGATCGGCTTCGGGTTCCTCGACAAAATGCTGCAGGCGTTTCTGGTGTTGCCTGCCTTTGTGCTCGCTTACGCGGTCGCGGCGCCGACCACGTGGGGACGGCGGCTATGGCAATTGCTCGCTGCTGCCGGTGCGGTGGTGGTTTCCGCGGGCTGGTGGGTACTCGCGGTGGCGTTGTGGCCGGTTGCCGATCGACCGTATATCAGCGGGTCGACGAACAACAGCGTGCTGGAATTGGCCTTCGGGTACAACGGACTCGGCCGGATCTTCGGACAGTCGCACGGCGGTGAAGCGCGACCGAAACTGCCTGCGCACGGCCAGCCGGGTTTGACTCGCTTGTTCACCGAGCAATTCGGCGGCGAGGCGTCCTGGTTGCTGCCAGCTGCGTTGATCGGACTCGTGGCCGGGTTGTGGTTCACCCGGCGTGCGACACGCACTGATCGAACTCGCGCGGCGCTGTTGCTGTGGGGTGCCTGGACGGTGCTCAGCGCATTCGTGTTCAGCTACATGAGCGGGATCATCCACCCGTACTACACGGTCGTGCTCGCGCCGGGAATCGCCGCCACGGTAGCGATTTCCGCGACCGAACTGTGGCGCGGCCGTGCCTACTTCGCCCCGCGCGCGGTGCTTGCGGTGATGCTGGCGGCGACTGTCGCGTGGAGTTTCGTGCTGCTGCAGCGGACGCCGAACTGGCAGCCGTGGGTGCGGTACACCGTGCTGGTGCTCGGCGTTCTAGGCGTGGCCGCGCTGTTGATCGGGACCGCCCGCCGCGCGGTCGCGGTGCTGGCGCTGGTGGCCGCGCTGCTGGGGATGGCGTCCTTCACCGTGGCGACCGCGTCGACGGCGCACACCGGCGGAGGTCCGGCGTCTGGGCCACAGCACAAGGGACGCCCCGATTTCGGTGCCTCGCAACCGTCCACTGTGGAGCTGAACCGGCTGCTGGAGACCACGACGACGAAGTGGGCCGCCGCCGAAACCGGTGCGATGCAGGCTGCCGGGCTCGCGTTGAACAGCGGCAAGCCGGTACTCGCGGTCGGCGGCTTCAGCGGCGGCGATCCCGCGCCGTCGCTCGCGCAATTCCAGCAGTACGTGGCGAGCGGCGAGATCCACTACTTCGTCGTCGGCGCGCGCAACGGCCGCGGCGGCCCGGGTGGCAGCCGCGGCACCGCCGGGAAGATCACCGCTTGGGTCAAGCAGCACTTCCGGCCCACCATGGTCGGCGGCGCGACGGTGTACGACCTCACGCAAAAGTGA
- a CDS encoding roadblock/LC7 domain-containing protein, producing MTVPAAAQNFNWLVNRFALHTAGAIAALAVSADGLLIAASQDLDRADADRLAATCSAMLALAQSVSESHPLGDPDKVVVELERGYLVVCTISIGCSLGVLANKQASLGTIAYEMAMFANRASEVLTPALVEELKNTAFA from the coding sequence ATGACCGTTCCCGCCGCCGCGCAGAACTTCAACTGGCTGGTCAACCGCTTCGCGCTGCACACCGCCGGCGCGATCGCCGCGCTCGCGGTGTCCGCGGACGGGCTGCTGATCGCCGCGTCCCAGGACCTCGACCGCGCGGACGCCGACCGGCTCGCGGCGACCTGCTCGGCGATGCTCGCGCTGGCCCAGAGCGTGTCCGAAAGCCATCCGCTCGGCGATCCGGACAAGGTCGTGGTCGAACTCGAGCGCGGCTACCTGGTGGTCTGCACCATCAGCATCGGCTGCTCGCTCGGCGTCCTGGCCAACAAACAGGCCAGCCTCGGCACGATCGCCTACGAGATGGCGATGTTCGCCAACCGCGCGTCCGAAGTCCTCACCCCCGCGCTGGTCGAGGAGTTGAAGAACACCGCGTTCGCCTGA
- a CDS encoding cell wall metabolism sensor histidine kinase WalK yields MSSNPPRAERRRPWSLRRRLIVQLAALLALVCLVVGVVTELALNSFLVGQLDGQLAAASDRGFRHGAPRPPIFGPGKPAPDPLRVLGQPEGTLSLVVHDGAVNGQVIGPLGLLALTPDQDRVLLVLSPNGQRRTVELPGNLGKYRVVATYSPRGEFTVIGLPMNRVSETLWRLGFIFGGVALGGILVAGFAGAVTIRRTMAPLDRLAATASRVSELPLDRGEVALSERVPEVDTDPRTEVGKVGSAINRMLGHIAEALAVRHASESRVRQFVADASHELRTPLAAIRGYAELTRRSSEQVPPDIAFAMSRVESESARMTTLVEDLLLLARLDSGRPVVPEPVDLSRLVADAVADSHVAGPEHKWLLELPGEPIAVLGDSGQLHQVVLNLLGNARTHTPAGTTVTTALSARDGWATLSVVDDGPGIPPEILPEVFERFARGDNSRSRAAGSTGLGLAIVAAVVAAHSGRVMVNSVPGRTEFVASFPQA; encoded by the coding sequence ATGTCCTCAAACCCGCCGCGGGCTGAGCGCCGCCGTCCGTGGTCGTTGCGCCGCAGGCTGATCGTGCAGCTGGCGGCGCTGCTCGCGCTGGTCTGCCTGGTGGTCGGCGTGGTCACCGAACTCGCGTTGAACAGCTTTCTCGTCGGACAGCTCGACGGGCAGCTGGCGGCGGCGAGCGACCGCGGGTTCCGGCACGGGGCGCCGCGTCCGCCGATCTTCGGGCCCGGCAAGCCGGCGCCGGATCCGCTGCGCGTGCTCGGCCAGCCCGAGGGGACGCTCAGCCTGGTGGTCCACGACGGCGCGGTCAACGGGCAGGTGATCGGCCCGTTGGGGCTCCTCGCGCTCACGCCCGACCAGGACCGGGTCCTGCTCGTGCTGTCCCCGAACGGCCAGCGCCGCACGGTCGAGCTTCCCGGGAATCTCGGGAAATACCGCGTGGTCGCGACGTATTCGCCGCGCGGCGAGTTCACCGTGATCGGGCTGCCGATGAACCGGGTCTCGGAAACGTTGTGGCGGCTGGGATTCATCTTCGGCGGGGTCGCGCTCGGCGGTATTCTCGTCGCCGGATTCGCTGGTGCGGTCACGATCCGGCGCACGATGGCTCCGCTCGACCGGCTCGCCGCGACCGCTTCCCGGGTGTCTGAGCTGCCGCTGGACCGCGGCGAGGTCGCGCTGTCCGAGCGAGTGCCCGAAGTGGACACTGACCCGCGCACGGAGGTCGGCAAGGTCGGTTCGGCGATCAACCGGATGCTGGGCCACATCGCCGAGGCGCTCGCGGTCCGCCATGCCAGCGAAAGCCGGGTGCGGCAGTTCGTCGCGGACGCGAGCCACGAATTGCGCACGCCGCTCGCCGCGATTCGCGGGTACGCCGAGCTGACCCGCCGCAGCAGCGAGCAGGTGCCGCCGGACATCGCGTTCGCGATGAGCCGGGTGGAATCCGAATCCGCGCGGATGACGACGCTCGTGGAGGATCTGCTGCTGCTCGCGCGGCTCGATTCCGGACGTCCGGTCGTGCCCGAGCCGGTCGATTTGTCCCGGCTGGTCGCCGACGCGGTCGCGGATTCGCACGTCGCCGGTCCGGAACACAAGTGGCTGCTGGAACTTCCCGGCGAACCGATCGCGGTGCTGGGCGATTCCGGGCAACTGCACCAGGTCGTGCTGAACCTCCTCGGCAACGCCCGGACGCACACGCCCGCGGGCACCACGGTGACCACCGCACTGTCTGCTCGGGACGGATGGGCGACTTTGTCCGTTGTGGACGATGGGCCGGGAATTCCGCCGGAAATCCTGCCCGAGGTGTTCGAACGATTCGCCCGCGGCGACAATTCCCGGTCGCGGGCGGCCGGAAGCACCGGGCTGGGGCTGGCGATTGTCGCGGCGGTGGTGGCCGCGCATTCCGGTCGGGTGATGGTGAACAGCGTTCCGGGGCGCACTGAATTCGTGGCGTCGTTCCCGCAGGCGTGA
- a CDS encoding spermidine synthase encodes MRFGTAELLRDADRPNAWLLSVDGVAQSYVDLDDPTNLEFDYVRRLGDLVDFLPPGPLDALHVGGAGCSLPRYVAATRPGSRQLVFDADEPLITLVREQLDLRSVPKLRVRIEDGRAGVRSRHDATADLIVIDAFERATLAGGLATVEFVTDAARVLRPGATMLANISDGPGLPFARRFLATLAEVFPHVVLLAEPSVLRGRRFGNLVLAASRSDLPTAELTRRAASSPYPARVVHGAELRQLRGKAAPVFDAESLPSPTPPDDVLGLF; translated from the coding sequence GTGCGGTTCGGGACCGCCGAGCTGCTGCGCGACGCCGATCGGCCCAACGCGTGGCTGCTTTCGGTCGACGGGGTGGCGCAGTCCTACGTCGATCTCGACGACCCGACGAACCTGGAGTTCGACTACGTGCGCCGGCTCGGCGACCTGGTCGACTTCCTCCCGCCCGGCCCGCTCGACGCGCTGCACGTCGGCGGCGCGGGCTGTTCCCTGCCGCGCTACGTCGCCGCGACGCGACCGGGTTCGCGGCAGCTGGTCTTCGACGCCGACGAGCCGCTGATCACTCTGGTCCGCGAACAGCTCGACCTGCGCAGCGTCCCGAAGCTGCGGGTACGGATCGAGGACGGCAGAGCGGGCGTGCGCAGCAGGCACGACGCGACGGCGGACTTGATCGTGATCGACGCCTTCGAGCGCGCGACCCTGGCCGGCGGCTTGGCGACCGTCGAGTTCGTCACGGACGCAGCCCGCGTGCTGCGCCCGGGCGCGACGATGCTGGCGAACATCTCCGACGGCCCTGGTCTGCCGTTCGCCCGCCGGTTCCTCGCGACGTTGGCGGAGGTGTTTCCGCACGTCGTCCTGCTGGCCGAGCCCAGTGTGCTGCGCGGCCGCCGGTTCGGGAACCTCGTGCTGGCCGCCTCGCGGTCCGACCTGCCGACCGCGGAGCTGACCCGGCGCGCGGCGTCTTCGCCGTATCCGGCGCGGGTGGTGCACGGCGCTGAACTGCGGCAGCTGCGCGGGAAGGCGGCCCCGGTCTTCGACGCGGAATCACTGCCCTCGCCGACGCCACCGGACGACGTCCTCGGCCTGTTCTAG
- a CDS encoding ATP-binding protein → MRDGSARSPEAAARLLDRLGLRTVQARVTVLVVVPLILVAAAAVPFVLTQVTAASTAATASDAAARAQRVGGLVGQLQRESLLAAAFVADLSATNSALVRQQQSVDSAAHGVADGLLSPGGSLAKLRQNALNRQISVADIASGYDSLSTGVIDALGLATSDSADARALDALLRADEQRAARATALVASVGVDRAGQRAAVYGEQFARLAGTQDAAQLAAVESGTTAQQLDRLAAAPRQDRQFVSDVVTAGTQLADQRDAAETRLAGAIANAASAKASSATRTAFLVGGAAIVLFGLVAALSVLAARSIARPLRRLSSQARSTADLAAPELVQIAEPGSDSPQPSLPALEAGTGGELAELADAFNRLRGAAVDAVTEQANARRAGVQLLVGAAKRTQNLVAGQRTMVEELTRGTDDPVLLAGLHRVEHAALRLRRTADDLLVVTGNRDESRVGGPIELATALRSAAVEIDDESRIRIGEPADALLAPSLGIDLVLLFAELLENAAAFSPPESPVEISTEFEPSGDLLVRIADHGVGLSADRLAQENHRLAEPVDAASGQQLGLAVVGRLAQRHSLRVELESTPDGGVTAKVSVPKALFTRDVDFRRGPGLFEPGQVPDPRPVLLPAPAIAALSTPTPAGFSWFTDPPEPDAAEPKPDEAPKWPEAEPEFASLTGTLELPEEPEESTKDTPDTSDVADPSPTHQFTVVPPESRDGVFRRVPGAQLAPGLKIPQIVRTPLPRRGLRDPAAERATFDSFSDGVAKAQQVTAQQADQGGS, encoded by the coding sequence ATGCGCGACGGCTCGGCCCGGTCGCCGGAAGCCGCTGCGCGGCTGCTCGACCGCCTGGGGCTCCGCACTGTGCAGGCGCGAGTGACCGTGCTGGTCGTGGTTCCGCTGATCCTGGTCGCCGCGGCGGCGGTTCCGTTCGTGCTCACTCAGGTCACCGCCGCGTCGACGGCCGCGACCGCCTCGGACGCCGCGGCCCGGGCGCAGCGGGTGGGCGGCCTGGTGGGCCAGTTGCAGCGGGAAAGCCTGCTCGCGGCCGCTTTCGTCGCCGACCTGTCGGCCACCAATTCAGCGCTCGTCCGGCAGCAGCAGTCAGTGGACAGCGCCGCGCACGGGGTCGCAGATGGCCTGCTCAGTCCAGGCGGCTCACTGGCGAAACTGCGGCAGAACGCACTCAATCGGCAGATTTCCGTAGCCGATATCGCCTCTGGCTACGATTCCCTGTCCACGGGAGTGATCGACGCACTGGGACTGGCCACTTCGGACAGTGCGGACGCCCGAGCGCTCGACGCCTTGCTGCGCGCGGACGAGCAGCGAGCCGCCCGGGCGACCGCGCTGGTCGCTTCCGTCGGAGTTGATCGCGCAGGTCAGCGCGCCGCTGTCTACGGAGAACAGTTCGCCCGGCTGGCCGGGACTCAGGACGCGGCGCAGCTCGCCGCCGTCGAGAGCGGGACGACGGCTCAGCAGCTCGACCGGCTCGCGGCGGCCCCACGGCAAGACCGGCAGTTCGTGTCCGATGTGGTCACCGCCGGTACTCAGCTCGCCGATCAGCGCGACGCGGCGGAAACCCGGCTCGCCGGAGCGATCGCGAATGCCGCCTCCGCGAAAGCGTCCAGCGCGACCCGGACGGCGTTCCTCGTCGGCGGCGCCGCAATTGTCCTTTTCGGACTGGTTGCCGCGTTGTCCGTACTGGCCGCGCGATCCATCGCCCGGCCGCTGCGCCGGCTGAGCAGCCAAGCTCGTTCGACCGCCGACCTGGCCGCCCCCGAACTGGTTCAGATCGCCGAACCGGGATCGGATTCGCCGCAACCGTCGCTGCCCGCTCTCGAGGCCGGGACCGGTGGCGAGCTGGCCGAGCTGGCCGACGCGTTCAACCGGCTCCGCGGCGCCGCGGTGGATGCGGTGACCGAACAGGCGAACGCGCGCCGTGCCGGGGTCCAGTTGCTGGTCGGAGCGGCCAAGCGCACGCAGAACCTGGTCGCCGGCCAGCGCACGATGGTCGAGGAATTGACTCGCGGCACCGACGATCCGGTGTTGCTCGCCGGCTTGCACCGCGTGGAGCACGCCGCCCTCCGGCTGCGCCGCACCGCGGACGATCTGCTTGTGGTGACGGGAAATCGCGACGAAAGCCGGGTCGGCGGCCCGATCGAACTGGCCACCGCGTTGCGCTCGGCCGCCGTGGAAATCGACGACGAATCCCGGATCCGGATCGGCGAACCGGCGGACGCACTGCTCGCGCCCTCGCTGGGGATCGACCTGGTGCTGTTGTTCGCCGAACTGCTGGAAAACGCCGCCGCGTTCTCGCCGCCGGAATCGCCGGTGGAGATTTCGACGGAGTTCGAGCCGTCCGGCGATCTGCTGGTGCGCATCGCCGATCACGGCGTCGGGCTGTCCGCGGACCGGCTCGCGCAGGAGAACCACCGGCTCGCCGAACCAGTCGACGCGGCGTCCGGACAGCAGCTCGGCCTGGCCGTGGTCGGGCGGCTCGCGCAACGGCATTCGCTGCGCGTCGAACTGGAGTCCACTCCGGACGGTGGGGTGACCGCGAAGGTTTCGGTGCCGAAGGCGTTGTTCACCCGAGACGTCGATTTCCGGCGCGGGCCAGGGCTTTTCGAACCGGGACAGGTGCCCGACCCGCGGCCGGTGCTGCTGCCCGCGCCCGCGATCGCCGCGCTGTCCACGCCGACTCCGGCCGGCTTCAGCTGGTTCACCGACCCGCCGGAACCCGACGCTGCCGAGCCGAAGCCGGACGAGGCCCCGAAGTGGCCGGAAGCGGAGCCGGAATTCGCCTCGCTCACCGGAACGCTGGAGCTTCCCGAGGAACCTGAAGAGTCCACAAAGGACACCCCGGACACCTCGGACGTCGCGGATCCGTCGCCGACGCACCAGTTCACCGTCGTGCCACCGGAATCCCGCGACGGCGTCTTCCGCCGCGTTCCCGGCGCTCAGCTGGCCCCCGGGCTCAAAATCCCGCAGATCGTCCGGACCCCGTTGCCGCGCCGCGGACTGCGCGATCCGGCCGCCGAGCGGGCCACCTTCGACTCGTTCTCCGACGGCGTCGCCAAAGCTCAGCAAGTCACCGCCCAGCAGGCCGATCAAGGAGGATCATGA